A stretch of DNA from Takifugu flavidus isolate HTHZ2018 chromosome 22, ASM371156v2, whole genome shotgun sequence:
GAAAGTCAAGTGTTGTTTGGCAGCTGCAGAGCACAACGCAGCAACAACGTGCAGTCGCACATTCCCACGCAGGTTTCGCCCGACACTTTCTCCTGACAGGGCAATAAGTAAAACTGACAAAATGACAACTCCGTAAACACAATGTTGTCTAACGGCTTTCCGTGGCTCACGGAGCTGTGCACTAGCACAGGCTCGGTGCCCAATCAAGGAGTGCTCCGGAGGGCCAATTATGTTGTCaaggtttgattttttttcaaaacctctccttcaattTGCTCTTTTGACTTCAAAGCAGAGACAATTTTAGAACATTTTAACACCTGCTCGATCTATTTCAGCAAATATATGAAATTTCACCACCATTGTAACGTGCAAACAGCAATGGGAGGAGCCGCACACAAAAGATGGGGAAAGGCTGGGACctttgtggtgggggggtatgAGGTTACATGACGTTGTGGAATAATATAAACTTATACTGGCACTGATGGGGTGAAATAAAGGCAGAGCACTGAAGGTGAAACGCTGTTTACCCAAAAGGagctaagctaacattagctttgAGGTCCCAAGATAGATTCTTATCAGACTTCTTTCCAAGAGGCAGATAAAGGGACCACAGTGGTTAACTGGGGCACTGCCGGGAACCCACACTGTTGTTTTAGTATTTCCTGTCCAGGCTGTCTCCaggtggagggggcggggccacaaaGTGGATGTCTTTCACCTGGACAGGATGGGCTCAGGTTATCTAAGATCCTCAATCGTTTCTTTTAGCCCGAAACAGCAGCTGCCTCTCGGATTAGTTATGTTTCCGTTGAACTCGATGCACCGCAGGTCTGCTCATCTCTAAAAAAGAGGCTCTCGTTATTTTAATACTCATTTTAATTCCCTTCATCTTTATCGCTGATCAATATGTTACACTCCaactccatctcctccatcgaCCACTTAACATTCCTAAAGCTGGTCCCTGCACATCACAGCGCATGTAATGTCACACTCGTGAGCTGTAGGCGAGTCGCGTCACTCTTTCTCCCGAGACACAAAGGAGCACTGTGTCGTCTGGGTGAGAGGGAGTGAAGAAGGGAGGTGTGTCGGGTTACAATCAAACACGACCCCTGAGCCACCATCACCCGAAGCCTGTCGGAGTTTGAGTGGTGAAATCACCGTGCTGCAGCGTGGGAGCGTCACCTGGGAGCCGCCGTGTTGTGGAATCCTACAAACATGACACAGACATGCGCTAAAAAAAtggagaaagcagcagaaatccCTCCAAAACTACAGGCACTGACACATTTGCCATAGGAAACCAGGAAGCATCATCCCGATGATTCCTTTCCCACCTTCTAAACTGAGACGTCATGCTTGATATTCCTCCGGAAAGCAGCTGGTGGACGGAAAGACGGCTTATGTAAAGAAGGATGGCTGCGTTTTTACAGATCACAGTTCCAAACAAAGCGAGAACAGGCGTTTTAGACGTCCGCGGGAGCAGAAAGACACCAGTTCCAAGTCACAACCTCATTTTCTTCCCACAAATCAAAGGGAGTGGTTCTGCCTTCCGTTCAAGTAGTGGCAGATCAGCAGACAGAACATCCCCCACTCTCTAACCTGTAATTGAGAGTTCAAACACAATGGGGCTGAACAGTGACCAGTGGTGATCTCCAGGTATTTACACTTCAGTCTTTAGCCAACAGCCTGCAGGCAGCCGAACACACAgggaccaaacacacacacacacacacaccacacacacacacaccacacacacacacacacacacacacacacacacacacacacacacaccactaaaCGTGAGCCTAATTCCTTTCTCACTCACAGAGCGCACAAATACACGCATCACACATTTTTTCTGACAGACACGTTCATTTAATTTTCCAACCCATTATACTGAGCTAACATCATGCTGCTGGCCTCATAACAACGATGCTGACGCTAAGCAACTGTTGCGCGTGcaatttttgcatatttttttttagagcaTCTTACATTTTTAGCCCTCATGAAGGTCATTTTAAGGGTAATTGTGAATGAATACAATTGGGGATGAATTTAAATGCCAAAGTGAGGAGGGAGCAATGCAGGGAGGGGTGAGGCCTGAACCAGGGGTGGGATATCTCAGGAATGAATGGGATTCCAAAATATCCCTTACAAGGAGCGCCCAGCCTGGGAATGGCAGCATATCTCCCATGCATAGGCTCTACTTCTGATAGCACTGAAGCTGCCCTGACAGCTGAGGACGATACTCTGACCATTTGACCGTAGGAAATAAAGAGATAAGAAAATTACAGATGTTGTCTAGTGTCAGAGAATGGGAACATCCCTGTGCACGTGCTGTCTTTATTCCTGGCTAGCCCACCCATTTACTCCCATTTACTCCACAGGTCAAATGTCACGTGTACTGTAAGAGTGCTGGGCCATTTCTACATGCATGTTCACGAACTCAGAGGTTAGAGGTGTCCTCGCCGTGCACGTATTCAAGCGTGGCGCCGCATTTCTCCTGTCAGGACACCAAATGGATGACAGTTGCCTGAGGAAAGAAAAGTCAGGGACACGGGGGCAGGAGGCCAACAAAGAGCCAACAAAGACACTGAAGAGCTGCAAAGGGCTCATGGGGACAAgacagaggatgaggatggggatgaggatgaggatgaggatgggggGGCGTCAGAATGGGGGCGTGTAGCAGCACGCTTTGCTGTTACAAAAGTCCCAATCCACACTCAAAAAACTGATAGCGTCAAAGGTTTCGGTCCGAAACTGCTCCGATGGTGCAGCCTGCGCGACACTTCTGATGTCTGACTGCTGATTACAGTGAGTCCTGAGTGCTTTCAACACTTCTCCACAGCATGGGATCATCACTCCGCTCCTCCTGTGCTGCTCCGTCTCTGCAAACCTTTAATTCTGCTGTCGTAAACCCCTCTGATCAGCTCGGACGTTTCCCGAGGGAGGAAATTCTTGGGCGTCAGTTTGTAAATGGCGCAGGTTTGGAGACGATCCCCCGGTGATGGATGCTCACTGAGCGGCAAGTTGAGATTCAAATCAAGCCTTCTTTCAGCAAAGAAGCGAAGGATAAAATTGCCCTGCGCTCGAACACTGTCCAGCTTCGCCTTTATGTCAGTTAGAGTTTGACAGATACTCATCGTTTTAGTGGAAACCCCCAGAGGCTCCAAGTGAAATCTGACAAGCCAGGATAAGAAGCACCAATGAGAAGACCTCGGTAGCTCTTAGAAGATGGGCGGAGCAGTGTTGTGGCTAGCGGAGTGAGTGTGTATCTCTGGAGTGTTATCAGGACATTCTTGTGTTTCAGCGGTGAACTAACGGACCATTCACGGGCCTTCTGTCATGTAAAAGCACCTGTGCACTTTCACAGGGTCAGAAAGCTGCTTTGAATGGAAGGATGTGAGGAGAGAAACATGTCACTCTGACAGATGGCAGCCTCATCTTCACCTTCGCCCTGGGACCTCTACGGTCAAATCAATGAGCGGTGCAATACATCTACAACCTTTTGTTAGGTCTGTCAGGCATGATGGCGCCTTTGAACAGCcaacacagagctgcttcacctcCGAATCAAGCTGAGTTTACACATGTAGCTGTGAAGGACATAAAAATGTAAGGATGGACATGTCTAGCGTGCGTTTTAAGGGGGTTTGAAGAGCCAAAAGATCTGAGAATAACTGCACTCAGTCCTAACTCACCCTCAAAATTGGACATGATTCGTCTCAAACAATAATGGAATTACAACCAGACCGTGACCTAAACCGAGCAGAATATGTGGAGTCAGACTGGATTTTACCCAAGGCAACGGAAGAGAGCGTGGAAAATCAGTGTTGTAAAAAACAGCGTCCTTTAGTTAGCCAACCAGTCTCTTCAGAGGGGTTAAAAGGTCAAGCAAGTGGTATTTTCCTAACATTCGACATCAGCGTGAGCCCCCCGAACTAAGTGGTTCGGAGCATCTGgtgttcatttttaatgaaaacatatACTGATGTGTGCGTCACAACAAGGAATAAAAACTGTCCCCTTTGGGGCCACCACAAGGTCACTGTTGCCAGGGACGACACAAGAACCATCAGCTGTCATTGACAAATGTAAATGTCATCCATGACGGCaataaaacacttcaaatgGACAAAGGATGGGAACGAGCACTTGAGGCAAATAAAATGAAGGTTTCCATCCCTCACAGAGGGGGAGAACACTGATGAAAACAACCGAACGACGGGCAGATATGCTATCGTTTTCAAAGCCGGAGCGTCTCGTGTTTAGCTTCTAAGTCCACCATTAAAAGGTGGAATTGATGTTGTCGGGCTATTAGCGTTGTCCCCGGTCTCCAACGGGCTGATTAATGCGACGGTGCTTTCCTGCGGAGGGTTTAGGTGTGAATGCTCAAGTGTTTGTATTAGTCTAATCTTTAACTTGAAAGAACAAAGTCTGCTTCTgttgtgcaaaaaaaaagcaacttcGTTCCAATTctttctgctggacctcagatTACGACACAAGCCAAGACATCCGAAAgcatttgatttgtttccaCATTCCCAAAAAATATTTTCCAGCTAGCTCCAAgtataaactttaaaaaaacaaaacaacactcTGTAGTTAAATATGTTAGCACATGACACCACGAAGACGCGTAAACATCTCCAGAAACTGTCCAACAGGAGTGCCACCTCAACGGTTTCTAATTAATAAGAACAAGCATGTTGTTGTCACGGCAACCGACAAACGTATCTGCAACAAGCAACCTATTCTTTTATAAGGGTGCAACTTTTTTATTACCACAGTCACAGGGACACATTTATGACCCAGATGGCACAAAAGCAGCACAACCGGCTCCTGCACGGAGCCTGCAGCAAGCGCTCCGTTAGCATCGTTAGCATGACAGGCCAAATCTGCCCCCGGTCGCTTTTCAACAGAAAATTCCATATTGACACAGAGTGCATGAACCAGGTCTGGTTCTGCCGCTCGCGTCGTGCTCACTGACTGGAAAACCGCGCAGACGTTGGTTTTGGAGGGTTAAGAATGTCCTACCTGACACGGAGATGGTCATGGGGGCCTCCAGGGGCCTGTTGTTGTCCAGGTCCTTGCTCAGCTTCAGATCTCCGGTGTCCtcgttcagcagcagcagactgagctCGTTCCCGGATTCAAACTTGTACCGAAGCTTATCCGACACATCCGGGTCGTGAGCCGGCACCTTTCCTATGATCCCCGACGGGAAACTGTTGGATTTGTTGGTGACGTAGTTGTTGAAGATAATCTCAAAGTTCTGCAGGACCGGCTGATTGTCGTTGAGGTCCACGAGGCGGATGTGCACGGTGGCCCGGCTGACCAGCGGCGCCGACGTGGCCTGGACCACAATGACGTACTCTTTCCTGGTCTCATAATCCAGGTCTGTGAGCGCGGTGAGGTCGCCGTTGAAGATGTCCAGCTGGAAAACCTCGGGGATGTTCCCCTCTACGATCTGGTACATGATCTGAGCGTTGCTGCCTTCGTCTGGGTCGGTGGCCGTGATTCGGGCCACGACTGATCCGACTGGGCTGTTCTCCTCCACGTCGATGAACAGCACATCCTTCTCGAACACCGGAGCGTTGTCGTTTATGTCCTGGACCACCACGTGAATGGAAACGGGCGCTTTCAGAGGGGGGACGCCCCTGTCGACGGCGAACGCCTTCAGAGTGTAAACAGGAACGTTCTCTCGGTCCAGTTTGCGAGCGGTTCTGATGATGCCGGAGTACGTCTCTATGAGGAAATCCCCTTCGCCGTCGTCGCCGCCCTGGAAGGTGTAGCTCACTCTGCCGTTTGTGCCGGAGTCTCTATCGGAAGCAGAAATCTGGAGAACACTGGTGTAGACGGGAGCGTCTTCGAAGACAGTCCCCTGGTACATGTCTCGAAGAAACTGCGGGGTGTTGTCGTTAGCGTCCTGGACGATGATCTCCACGTAGGTGGTGTCGGACTTCTGCGGGATTCCGTTGTCTCTGGCAATGATGGCCAAGGTGTAAGAGGCCTGGTCTTCATAGTCGATCTCCATTTGCGTGGTGATTGCGCCCGTATCGGGGTCGATTTTGAACTGAGGGACATTGTCCTCCATCACGTACGTGATGCGAGCGTTCTCTCCCGTGTCCTCGTCAGTGGCGCTGATCAAAGCCACGGTGTGGCCCACTGGCTTCTCCTCGCCCAGCGTCACCTGGTAGTTGGCGCTCTGGAAAACGGGACGGTGCGTGTTGGCGTCGGTGACGTTAATGAACACCTGGGCGGTGTCGTAGCGCGTCCCGTCGCTAGCGGCGATGCTCAGGACGTACTGGCGCTCCTGCTTGTAATCCAGGGGGAGTGCTAAGGTGATgaggccgccgccgctctgGCTGGTGATGGCGAAGCGGTTGCGGGTGTTGCCGCTGGAGATCTGGTAGGTGACCACGCTGTTGACGTCCCTGTCGACGGCTGTCACCGTCAGCACGCTGGTGCCCACGATCGCGTCCTCGTTTATCTTCAGCGAGTAGACCTTCTCCGTAAAGGCGGGGACGTTGTCGTTCACGTCGAGCACCGTGATGCTCACGCTGGCTGAGGAAGACATCACCGGGACCCCGTGATCTCTGGCCTCGACGCCGAAGGTGTAGAAGTCCGTGGTCTCCCGGTCAAGCTCATCACTCACGGTGATCCAGCCAGTGCTGTTGTTCACGACAAAAGGAAATCCAGGCGTGATGTCAATCAGACGGTACTCCAGACGGGCATTTTCACCCGAGTCGCCATCAATCGCCTGGATGTGGATCACAGAGTAACCAATGGGCACGTTCTCCAACACAGTGGCCTGGAACGGCGTGCTGACAAACATGGGGGTGTTGTCGTTCACATCCAccacctgcaccaccaccatccccgTGCCGTTTATCAGAGGAGGCCTCCCGCCATCCTGAGCCTTAATTCGCAAATTATACTCTCTGATCATCTCGTAATCCAGAGGATTGATGACGTCGATCACGCCGGTGGGAGAGTGGATGTAGAACTGACCCTTGATGTTGCCACTGATGATGCTGTAATGGACCTTGGCGTTGTTCCCCTCGTCTTTGTCCGTGGCCTCCACCTGGACGATTTTGGTGTTGACCGCCACGTTCTCCGGAACCTGCACCACGTACCGCTTTTCACTGAACTGTGGGTAGTTGTCGTTCTCATCCTCCACGGAAATGTTGACGGTGGCTGTGGCGCTGCGGGGACCCGGGTCTTTGCCCTGGTCATTGGCCTCCACGATCAGCTGGTACTGGTCCCGGGTCTCCCTGTCGGGCCGCTCTCGTATCCTGACCAGGCCGTTCCGGGAGTCGATCTCAAAGATGGAGTTGACCCCGTCGTCGTTCACGATTTTATAAATCATGTTGGCGTTGGAGGGAGCGTCCCCGTCGGTGGCCCGGATAGTCATCACTTCGAATCCCACTTCCACGTTCTCCCGAATGCTGACGCGATATTCGATTTGCTCGAAAACCGGGCTGTGGTCGTTGGTGTCGCTCACGGTGACGGTCAGGTACGAAGTGGCGGGTCGTTTGGGGGAGCCGTGGTCGGTGACGGTGACTTTGAAAACGTGCGTGTCTTTGATTTCTCTGTCCAGAGGCTGGATGGTTGTGATGCTCCCAGTCTGAGAGTCTATGTTGAAGAAGTCGTTGGACCTGCTGTCAAACAGGGCTTCCATGCTGTACTCCAGCCTCCCCGCCTCGCCATCATCCGGGTCAGTGGCTTTGAGGGTTATGACCCGTGTGCCCGCAGGTTCGTTCTCGGGCACGGACACCTGATAGTTGGGGAGCTGAAACTGAGGAGGCGTGTTTGCCTGACGCTTGCTCCTTTTGCTGGTGTTTTCTGAGCCGCTTCCGGGCGCTTTAACGAGCGTCAGCCTCAGCTGGATGGAGAGCCTGGCGCCCGCGGAGCCGCGCAGCGCGCACGGCAAAGACACCTCCGGCTCCACACACAAGTCGCTACCCAGAAACAACTGCCCTTTCCTAAATACAGCCCTCACATTCTCCCCATCACACACTCTGTCCAGAAAGGTGATATTCCGCATAGAGGCCGGCAGAAGCTCCTGAACATTCAGCAGCAATGTACCTGCTGGAAGGCAGGAAGTTTCCTCCAGTTCAGAAATCTTTTTAATATGAATATCTGGCTCACCTGACACTTCCTTTCTCTTGTATTTAATAAAACAGTCCTGGCCGTGCACGAACACGTTAAAGTGCGTCAGGATAACGTCCCCAGTTGTCGAGGAACCTGTCCTGAAGCAAACAGGGGCTGGGTTCCTCAGCGTGTGCGCACACGGGACCCTGCGGGACAGACGAACAACTCCATCGCGCCTCCCCACCTGGATGAAGTTCTGAACAAAGTTGCTGGATAAAGTCCTGTCGAGTTGATGCGTCCACCCAGGGCCGAGCGACAGGTTTGCCAGAAGTGTCCCGGGCTGTGAAGCGTCCGAGAGGTGCATCTCCAAACATCCCGCAAGCGGCACGCTGAGGAGGACACAAACCCAAGTCCAACACATCGAGAGCTCCATACTTTGAAACCTGCCAAatcccactcaacttgactgaAAGTCCTCAACAAAGGCATTGACTCTTCCTCTCCCAGCACCGCGGTTGACTTTTATGCCTCATTGTGAAGTTTTAACGTGGAAGAAGACGCTCGGTGTCCATTGTGTCGCTGTACCAACGACGCGCAGCGGCTGCGTAACTCACTGAGTTTGAAATGAGTACAAAATGGCTAcgtgcctctcctcctcctccttctcctcctcctcggaggCTTATTACCATAAACCTGCTGCGTTCCACCTCGGGGACGCTTTCATGAGGGGGGGCTTTCTTTTTCTCATGGAGATTTAGGAAGTAGCCCTGACCGGGTGACCAATGCGCACAAGTGCATTGTTATTACAACGAAGCTGGAATTCCTAAAGCGTGTCAGAGCTGCGTCTTCAGCATCCGATGGAAGTAGTCCCAGAACTACAGAATACACACAGAAAGTTTAGGGAATCCGTCTGGGATAAGGATTTTTCAACTCCTGTTTTAACCAGTTTCAGTGGGAAAAGCTGGAGTTTTGTGCGGTTTATATAGTCAGCTGTGGTTAAATGATCACCTACATTGGTAAGCAAAATATGAATTTTTGGTATTAAATATATTACATTTCTTCATTATGAGAGTCCCATTGTGTTGTCCGCTCAATAACGGAATCAGCTCGGGACAGATTTCTGactaaataaaaaaacccaaaaaacagtttttctgtAAATTTCAAGTCTTTATTTCTATACATTTCACTTCCCAAGGTTGTggcacttttttttcttatgaATTTCAGAGTTTAAAAATGGTCGTTTGAAGAAAATAACGCTGGGTTCGAAGCAGGTTCACCGTTCTGGGAATGCTGCGCAACATCGCCCCCGAGTGGTTGAATGGTTATATAACAACCTGTTCCACAAATGACCGGAGTATGAAAACAGTTCAAAGTGGagatattgttttaaaaaaatgcaacaatGCATGTGTTTCTGCAGAACAGTATGCTGATATACTGTATTACAAAATGGCATTGGGAAACATCAAATCAATAAGATACACTTTGCCACGAAAcgaaaaagaaatccaaaacatggggaaaaaaaggttcaaTATGGCTTTGATATTGTCTGCGTAAAGTACTAATTTTACAGAGAACTCAAACGTTGAAGGGCAGAATTGCTGCGCAATGTCGCCACCGTGCGGCTGATTGACTGTACAGCAACTAATAAGCGATGGACGATAGAAGATGAAAATATGCATTTGTTTCTGTGAAAATACATAAAACACTTCAATAGCTTATAACCAATGAAAATATGTATACCTGCAAAGCAAGGTACACAAGGTACTGATAAGGAATTACAAAAGTTCAACATTAAATACTTTATTCTActgtgtttaaaataaacattatgCAGACaaatataacattttaaaagacATAGGACAAATTAAGAGTAACCCATTTGTTTAATCTTCTATATCACATTATATTTGAtcaatttttacattatttatacACAAGAGTGACaataaaaggagaaagagagcaaaacaagattCTCTTTCTGTATCTTGTTTAATCCTCAAAGGTAATAATGTCTCTTTATAAAACTGTCACGGTTGTACACCCAGGCTGACCAAAAATCTATAAAGAAAAACCAACGCACTTTTTCTGCCCTGACGAGGCCTTGAGCCCTCCTGCACTGGCTCATTCTggcctctcctgctccttcagCAGCGCGGCTGCTGCCAGACGCTCCCTTCCCCTCTTGAGTGTGTATTCACTGGGCCCCAGCTGAATGATCTTCCCGCTTCCCAGGCACTCGTCTCCTTTGTAGAGCACAGCATACTGAAGGATGAAAAGAATAAAGAGGGTGCAGTTAGAAAATACACTAAGATGCAGTGTGAAGCCTCCACAGCAGGAGTGTGACAACCATTGAAATACACAGAGCAGCACCGTCCAATTTAGTTTGTCACCTGGAAAATCGAAACATATTACATTTAAATCTGCACACGGCAACTTTTTGCATAGACTCTAAAAAGCCTTATTTTCTAGGAATCACTCATTGACAGTGTTTTAACAAAACTATATTCCCACTATGTGCATTatagcacacacagacatgtgtATATAGATGAGGTAATGCCTCAGCTCTTACCTGTCCAGGTGTCAGAGCCCTCACAGAGTGGGATAATGAGATCCACACAGAGCCATCCAGGTTTAGCGTCACAGTGCACGGCGCTGCAAtcaaaaagtgacatttttctgATAGTTGCAGCTTTTCGAGGCGTCGACGTGCAGCCAGGCGCTAAAGACATTGAACTAACTGAGCGGCATCTGGTGGATGAAGCGGAAGTGACACTCCatcatctgggtcctggccagCTCAGGAGGCGGGTCAACGGCAACCCAGTGGAAACGGTCCGTCCGCAAGGTGTCGCGGTAAAGAGCCGGGTGATTGGTGTTGGGAGCCTGAACGGTTAGAAACAGCAACCATTCAATAAAGCCACGCCGTCCATGAGCTCTAATGAATGGAGAGATTTGGGGATTATTTTTTATCGATGCGATATTAAAGTACCACAAACACGTCTCCAGTGGTGATGTCCTTGTCCACCACAAACCAGGCATCCCTCTGTCCTCCTATCCTCGCCCTCTGGCCCAGTGTCAAAGTGAACCAGCCTGAACAAACAGAAACGTGTGAGGAAAAGTACACAATATATACAAAAATACTGTGGAAAAAATACAGTCTCGACAATAAACCGACAATAACACATCAAGCGCGTATAttgaggcagaaacacacacctctatgAGTTCCTCTGACCGTCCCATCCTCGATGGAGACAAGGTTTCCTGGTTTAGGTTCTAAATACTTGAGACACATGAATGTATTGGTTTTCCTGATTCAATTTATGTGCAACTGATGGATTACAGCCCAATTATTACCTCTAAAATGAAGTTTTCGAAGTTTCTTTCGCCAATGAAGCAGATGCCCATACTCTGacaacacaaaacaccaaactgaGTTGTTACAatacaacaaaacacaaactcacagtcttgtaaacacacaccaacagtggaactacctcttttctcttcagcacATGTTGAAAACCTGCCTCAGCAGCTATTTTCTTCACAAAATCTTTGGTGAGTCCAGCCAGTGGGAAAAGAGTTTGCCGCAAGGCATCCTGGGAGATCTGACTGAGGAAAAACGTCTGGTCTTTAAGGtgatctgctcctttgtgcaaccTGACAGCTGAGCAGAAGCCGAAGGTCGTTAGGATCACACAACGCCACCGCGAGCTAAAAGAAAAGCATACACGTGCTTAAGGAGACGATCAAGACGAGCCACACATACGATTTCTGGTCTCAAATCGATCCCTGAAAAGCGTGGTGGGACTGGCTTTGTGCTTCTGTTCAAACACCTCTTCGTCTTCCTGTGACGTCCTGGCGTAGTGTCCCGTTGCCACAGCATCAGCACCTTCGTCATGAGCACAGGAAGAGTTTAAAACTATTTAATAAACATTAAGAGGTCACCAATTTATATGAACTCACCCAGAGTGTTGATAGCATGCTTGTAAAAATGGTTGAACTTAATGTGTTTGTTGCAGAGTATGTCTGGGTTTGGTGTTCGTCCCTTCTCGTATTCATTTAATAGGTCACTGAAGGCAACATAGATTCTATTAAACGATAGAAGTCAAACAATAGCATATTTATAATAGTCACAACTACCTAAAAACCTTGTGCCAGTACTCTTTGACATAAGACACTTGATGGAAGGGGAGGTCCAGGATCTGACAGACTTTGTAGGCATCCTCACAGTCTTTTTCTGTGGTGCACACCCCGCGTTCATCCAACGGGTCCCAATTCTTCATAAATACTCCCGTGACATTGTAGCCTTGATACAAAACAGACAACATTTGCAATCTAAACTACCATTAAGAGGAAGGAATATGTGCGTTTATTGCATTTTTACTTGTTCAGCTTAATTTTTGCATCCATCATTAGCAGGTgacatcaagtgtgtgtgtgtgtgtgtgtcagggttgATCTGACCTCTTCTCTTTAGTAGTAAGGCTGCAACGGAGCTGTCAACGCCACCGGACATGGCGCACACGACGTGTCGAACAACCCCCATGTTTGAAATATAAACGTCGGGGCATTAGTATTATTTTCCCAACTGTAGATAATTAAATGGTTACCCCGTTCCCATTACATGAGGAGCCATGACAGGGTGCGTTTCAAAATAATGTCCGGAACGATACATGTCGCGACGCGGAACCTTTGTTGGGGGAATCTCAAAACTGTAACACCTCTCGCATAACGGAGCTCGTTTAACAAAACAACTGGGAAAGGTAAAAACTAAAGTTTATCATTGAAAAAAAGTTTAATTCCAATTGCATGTTTACTCATAACAAATTAAAGCAAATAATATTCTTTGTAGAGCAACACGTGCTCGATCACATGTACTTGCAGCAGCCTAGTCGAACTGTGATTTTCTGTTTGGAGTGTGTTCTGTATCTTGTTCTTTAGG
This window harbors:
- the trmu gene encoding mitochondrial tRNA-specific 2-thiouridylase 1 isoform X1, with amino-acid sequence MGVVRHVVCAMSGGVDSSVAALLLKRRGYNVTGVFMKNWDPLDERGVCTTEKDCEDAYKVCQILDLPFHQVSYVKEYWHKVFSDLLNEYEKGRTPNPDILCNKHIKFNHFYKHAINTLGADAVATGHYARTSQEDEEVFEQKHKASPTTLFRDRFETRNPVRLHKGADHLKDQTFFLSQISQDALRQTLFPLAGLTKDFVKKIAAEAGFQHVLKRKEFGVLCCQSMGICFIGERNFENFILEYLEPKPGNLVSIEDGTVRGTHRGWFTLTLGQRARIGGQRDAWFVVDKDITTGDVFVAPNTNHPALYRDTLRTDRFHWVAVDPPPELARTQMMECHFRFIHQMPLTPCTVTLNLDGSVWISLSHSVRALTPGQYAVLYKGDECLGSGKIIQLGPSEYTLKRGRERLAAAALLKEQERPE
- the trmu gene encoding mitochondrial tRNA-specific 2-thiouridylase 1 isoform X2, which translates into the protein MGVVRHVVCAMSGGVDSSVAALLLKRRGYNVTGVFMKNWDPLDERGVCTTEKDCEDAYKVCQILDLPFHQVSYVKEYWHKVFSDLLNEYEKGRTPNPDILCNKHIKFNHFYKHAINTLGADAVATGHYARTSQEDEEVFEQKHKASPTTLFRDRFETRNPVRLHKGADHLKDQTFFLSQISQDALRQTLFPLAGLTKDFVKKIAAEAGFQHVLKRKESMGICFIGERNFENFILEYLEPKPGNLVSIEDGTVRGTHRGWFTLTLGQRARIGGQRDAWFVVDKDITTGDVFVAPNTNHPALYRDTLRTDRFHWVAVDPPPELARTQMMECHFRFIHQMPLTPCTVTLNLDGSVWISLSHSVRALTPGQYAVLYKGDECLGSGKIIQLGPSEYTLKRGRERLAAAALLKEQERPE